The following nucleotide sequence is from Mycobacterium sp. 3519A.
AGCCCCGGTGAAGGGGCGTAGCTCAACTGGCAGAGCAGCGGTCTCCAAAACCGCAGGTTGCAGGTTCAAGTCCTGTCGCCCCTGCTCAACTGAATACTCGACAAGTGTGGACACTGGAAGGTGACCACATAACCCAGACGAAAGGCATGCGGTGAGCGACGAGCGCGATGGTGTCAGCTCCGCAGGCGACGACACCGTAACTGACAGCACTGGCCAGACCGCGGTGGTGACCCGCCCGGCCCGTCCGACCGGCAAACGGTCGCGGCGTGGCGCGGTCGATGCCGAGAGCGAGGCCATCGACCTGGAGACGGGTACGAAGGCCGCCCCGACCAAGAACGGTGGGGGGACCGCCACCAAGACGGCCAAGAAGTCCGCCGACCGGCCGTCACGCAACCCGTTCAAGTTCGTCTGGAACTACCTGGCGCAGGTCGTCGCCGAACTCCGCAAGGTGATCTGGCCGAACCGCAAGCAGATGGTCAACTACACCGCCGTGGTGCTGGTCTTCCTGGCCTTCATGGTGGCGTTGATCGGCCTGGTCGACATGGGGCTGTTGAAGCTCGTGACGCTGGTGTTCGGCTGACCACGCTGACGAGCGAATTAGAGAGGACTGACAAGTGACTTCCTTCGAGGGCGATACGCCTTCGGCCGAGAGCGTCGATGTCATCACTGACGAGAGCAACGTCGATCCGGTGACCGAGGACACCGACGCGGCTCCCGATGAAGCCGACGTCGAGGCCGACGGTGCCGATGACGCGGCTGCGCAGGACGCGCCGGAGGACGAGGAAGAGGATCCGGCCGTCGCGCTGAAGAAGGACCTGCGTACCCGGCCCGGCGACTGGTACGTCATCCACTCCTACGCCGGCTACGAGAACAAGGTGAAGGCCAACCTCGAGACCCGCGTGCAGAACCTCGACGTCGGCGACTACATCTTCCAGGTCGAGGTGCCCACCGAAGAGGTCACCGAGATCAAGAACGGCCAGCGCAAGCAGGTCAACCGCAAGGTGCTGCCGGGCTACATCCTGGTGCGCATGGACCTCAACGACGAGTCGTGGGGCGCGGTGCGCAACACGCCCGGTGTGACGGGCTTCGTCGGGGCGACTTCGCGGCCGTCGCCGCTGTCGCTGGACGACGTGGTGAAGTTCCTGCTGCCGCCCGCTGCTGCGAAGAAGCCGGGCAAGGCCGCGGCCACCACTGCCGCCGCTGCGGAGACCGGGGGAATCGAACGGGCACCGATCGAGGTTGATTTCGAGGTCGGCGAGTCGGTCACCGTCATGGACGGGCCGTTTGCGACGTTGCCCGCGTCGATCAGCGAGGTCAACGCCGAACAACAGAAGCTCAAGGTGCTGGTGTCCATCTTCGGCCGCGAAACACCTGTCGAACTGACCTTCAACCAGGTCGCCAAGATCTAACCGCGGTTTGTGTGCGTTGAGGCGCGCTGAGCGCTCGAAAACGCACACAAATCGCAAGGAAACGAGAGGAAAAGATGGCCCCGAGAAAGAAAGTCATCGGGCTGATCAAGCTGCAGATCCAGGCCGGGCAGGCCAACCCCGCCCCGCCGGTCGGTCCCGCACTCGGCCAGCACGGCGTCAACATCATGGAGTTCTGCAAGGCGTACAACGCCGCGACGGAGAACCAGCGCGGCAACGTCATCCCCGTGGAGATCACCGTCTACGAGGATCGCAGCTTCACCTTCAACCTGAAGACCCCGCCCGCCGCCAAGCTGCTGCTGAAAGCCGCTGGCGTGCAGAAGGGTTCAGGCGAGCCGCACAAGACCAAGGTCGCCAAGGTGACCTGGGATCAGGTGCGTGAGATCGCCGAGACCAAGAAAGAAGACTTGAACGCCAACGACATTGATCAGGCGGCCAAGATCATCGCCGGCACCGCCCGGTCGATGGGGATCACCGTCGAATAGACGGCTCCCGTGGGAGGGCTGGCATCGGCCCGAATCGACCACAACTCTGACAACTAGGAGATACCAATGAGCAAGACCAGCAAGGCATATCGCGAAGCCGCCGAGAAGATCGACCGGGAGCGGCTGTACACGCCGCTGGAGGCCGCGAAGCTGGCCAAGGAGACGTCGTCGAAGAAACAGGACGCCACCGTCGAGGTTGCGATCCGCCTGGGCGTCGATCCGCGTAAGGCCGATCAGATGGTGCGCGGCACCGTGAACCTGCCGCACGGCACCGGTAAGACCGCGCGCGTCGCGGTGTTCGCGGTCGGTGAGAAGGCCGAGCAGGCCCTCGCCGCGGGTGCGGACATCGTCGGCAGCGACGACCTGATCGAGAAGATCCAGGGCGGTTTCCTGGATTTCGACGCCGCGATCGCCACCCCCGACCAGATGGCCAAGGTGGGCCGGGTCGCGCGTGTGCTGGGTCCGCGTGGTCTGATGCCGAACCCGAAGACGGGCACCGTGACGCCGGATGTGGTGAAGGCCGTCAACGACATCAAGGGCGGCAAGATCAACTTCCGCGTCGACAAGCAGGCCAATCTGCACTTCATCATCGGCAAGGCGTCGTTTGACGAGAAGGCGTTGGCCGAGAACTACGGCGCTGCGCTGGATGAGATTCTGCGGGCCAAGCCGTCGTCGTCGAAGGGTCGCTACCTGAAGAAGGTCACCGTCTCGACGACCACCGGCCCGGGCATCCCGGTGGACCCGTCGGTCACGCGTAACTTCGCGGAGGCGTAGGCGAAGCCGGAGCCGACCATCGGCACCGAGGCGTAAGTCTCGGGTCAGCGGGCGCTTTCTAGCGCCTCTCGATAGACGTCGAGGACGGCCGACGCGGTGGCGGCCGCCGAGCATTCCGATTGCACACGGACTCGTGCAGCATCAGCGCGGCGCCGCGCCGATTCGCGGTCCTGCCGCACGGCCAGAATGGCGTCGGCGAGCGCTTCCGGATCACCGGGCGGCACGAAGGTGGCGTCGTCGGCCGGGACCACTTCGGGCAGCCCGCCGCACCTGGTGGCGACGAGGGGAAC
It contains:
- the secE gene encoding preprotein translocase subunit SecE, with amino-acid sequence MSDERDGVSSAGDDTVTDSTGQTAVVTRPARPTGKRSRRGAVDAESEAIDLETGTKAAPTKNGGGTATKTAKKSADRPSRNPFKFVWNYLAQVVAELRKVIWPNRKQMVNYTAVVLVFLAFMVALIGLVDMGLLKLVTLVFG
- the nusG gene encoding transcription termination/antitermination protein NusG, whose protein sequence is MTSFEGDTPSAESVDVITDESNVDPVTEDTDAAPDEADVEADGADDAAAQDAPEDEEEDPAVALKKDLRTRPGDWYVIHSYAGYENKVKANLETRVQNLDVGDYIFQVEVPTEEVTEIKNGQRKQVNRKVLPGYILVRMDLNDESWGAVRNTPGVTGFVGATSRPSPLSLDDVVKFLLPPAAAKKPGKAAATTAAAAETGGIERAPIEVDFEVGESVTVMDGPFATLPASISEVNAEQQKLKVLVSIFGRETPVELTFNQVAKI
- the rplK gene encoding 50S ribosomal protein L11, with the translated sequence MAPRKKVIGLIKLQIQAGQANPAPPVGPALGQHGVNIMEFCKAYNAATENQRGNVIPVEITVYEDRSFTFNLKTPPAAKLLLKAAGVQKGSGEPHKTKVAKVTWDQVREIAETKKEDLNANDIDQAAKIIAGTARSMGITVE
- the rplA gene encoding 50S ribosomal protein L1, whose amino-acid sequence is MSKTSKAYREAAEKIDRERLYTPLEAAKLAKETSSKKQDATVEVAIRLGVDPRKADQMVRGTVNLPHGTGKTARVAVFAVGEKAEQALAAGADIVGSDDLIEKIQGGFLDFDAAIATPDQMAKVGRVARVLGPRGLMPNPKTGTVTPDVVKAVNDIKGGKINFRVDKQANLHFIIGKASFDEKALAENYGAALDEILRAKPSSSKGRYLKKVTVSTTTGPGIPVDPSVTRNFAEA